A single window of Fibrobacter sp. UWP2 DNA harbors:
- a CDS encoding RHS repeat domain-containing protein, protein MKKILILLFLIVGYSYADVFAQRYSDGKIHRALPSWIDMSDAEVVPFSVNGTVLSLPEANQFTYMSRTYSNLTIFADGRISFGNLTNGLDKDIEPYLQPISADVNMGNSFRWRSIVDANSNYLTVVEMGPFLYRGKSYSVQSSFFIDGEIQVQLWQNDVAHAKPELLNWMRPVLYNGTVKTRPEKKQVTRMDVYGPNGLRPGWIAKSFNGAGVSITEPNGIGTGLLVNMGTFSQAGGLLAYDYSREYPVVGGIRNIEVKMLNPVDVDDSLCIWYFDEFQGTVYANYPSMKMNQTMGVFSPEDYTYQWGGPFYTSLYVTRPAPGFKFQLAYPQNQNMTFRIGRIVYNLKQLPSIQFLPPKPYQLTFSITGSGRVSMNSPSGTSPFSLYEGENASASIIGKAGSTIERITVNGKVVVLNGEIISKMPPINPSFNAMRAANEYVKFFKVYGNKPYSKIDFDITAMHENVNVVVEFAPCEARTLDVVPEMVKTDSYLDPVNQSNARKFTSAFFKDAFGSTVQKLDSLADGKYIVSAVYSDALGKTKYEPMSFVRDTTAFGYMDMACEACVTAANNYYDGTDSTDKPNAESNAFTEFEPRYGNTSGSFGRNAGIARRSFEYQQQVQESYGLPASVATDFLYLDYLNEDNISDNFRKRIKNPGGKHLTISRDAEGRYTQSVTDEKNRTVSTWTYDGENELVVMNEYDGYDRLIRSYLRDYPAFADTMSYDAMGRLLSKKSNDRGLVEYAYDSLGNLRFTRNARQKALGNNYFMANVYDGEGRVVAIGEVHGGHDFAAPNTAIASAALTPIVRTVYGKPTSDTLTLYGVNLNSSLLGNILSQMDGIRDYDVGAIIAYDGEGNPVSIKMKSYDRIGRMSRQWVVYLFDDVPAVQLSYVYNLSDELASSTYSEWNGSGWTQKSTRTRTYDYKGRLVETREGNSMLASYTYSANGNVVSKHYYDAGAEVFAKTVRRDVYGRPVVLDYRNGSTELYSENISYENPLSVRQSTVARVWADAGTVGRVVENAGYTYDYLGRLTEMSGTRNASYSYDELGRLTVKHEGSQAVGYYYGSQSHQGYYRPYGMTISGRSYTPYEYYSYDASGNVWLDRYARAAYELDARALPEKVRLYPEVPSGISLENLDDFSSSESGQIHMAYDENGQRVYFNYSDGSSGYGEATLSGVGVYRKDGSGDYSLVREDLIAGGYRKDGAAYFPVTDVQGNIRGYANTSGVQSAYAYYPYGALIDLAHDDAEDSRRWQAKEFDSYINKYYFGARFYDPLFGLWLTPDPAGQFANAYTYGGDPLNYIDPNGESVTAAIIVGAAIGAAIGGTVSAVNCSGANEVGCGKAIAQGAAVGAIAGAASGGVGSAVGGLATGAAGVLMESGSAAAFVGGAVGGAAGSAAGYTSSYFLNNALGNRSEWSWLGWNGFLAQVGIGAVLGGTLSEIRFQTDVNYQWSVYEETYNFGKRFDFLNRVANYIGNEEGLASGTISVDMTQEYFRVESATSKTGFVDAEGMTDNLGNIKIAKSATTSAANFYETIAHEGLHQKFNYMGPDNMRLMFNNSIDAEEALVRDRLLDHKFNKFWPNERAKEISDLKTFIERKSTSKQTIKTLETFGNRRRLYNILLETQRR, encoded by the coding sequence ATGAAAAAGATACTAATTCTTCTATTCCTGATTGTCGGATATTCCTATGCCGATGTCTTTGCCCAACGATACAGCGATGGCAAAATTCATAGGGCGCTTCCCAGCTGGATAGATATGTCAGACGCGGAAGTTGTGCCTTTTTCGGTGAACGGGACTGTTCTCAGTCTTCCCGAAGCAAATCAATTTACATATATGTCGCGAACATATTCAAATCTTACCATTTTTGCCGATGGACGCATTTCTTTCGGAAATCTGACTAATGGTCTTGATAAGGACATCGAACCCTATCTACAGCCTATTTCTGCCGATGTCAACATGGGAAACTCTTTTAGATGGAGGTCCATCGTCGATGCGAATTCGAATTATCTTACCGTTGTAGAAATGGGGCCGTTTCTGTATAGGGGAAAATCCTATTCTGTCCAGTCGTCTTTCTTTATAGACGGTGAAATTCAGGTACAGCTATGGCAAAACGATGTTGCTCACGCCAAACCGGAATTGCTTAATTGGATGCGTCCGGTCTTGTATAACGGAACTGTAAAAACACGTCCGGAGAAGAAACAAGTGACCAGAATGGATGTCTATGGGCCGAATGGTTTGAGACCAGGATGGATAGCGAAATCATTTAACGGGGCCGGGGTTTCTATTACTGAACCAAACGGCATTGGGACTGGCCTTCTTGTGAATATGGGAACATTTTCGCAAGCTGGGGGACTCCTTGCTTATGATTATTCTAGAGAGTACCCCGTAGTTGGAGGAATCCGTAATATCGAAGTCAAGATGCTTAATCCGGTCGATGTTGACGATAGTCTTTGCATTTGGTATTTTGACGAATTTCAAGGAACCGTCTATGCAAATTATCCATCTATGAAGATGAACCAGACGATGGGGGTGTTTAGTCCCGAAGACTACACCTACCAGTGGGGTGGACCTTTCTATACATCGCTTTATGTAACTAGGCCTGCACCAGGTTTCAAGTTTCAACTGGCTTACCCGCAAAACCAGAATATGACATTTAGAATAGGCCGGATTGTATACAATCTAAAGCAACTCCCGTCAATCCAGTTTCTGCCACCTAAACCATATCAGTTGACTTTTTCGATTACGGGAAGTGGTCGTGTATCGATGAACTCCCCGTCGGGTACTTCTCCGTTTAGCCTGTACGAAGGTGAAAATGCTTCCGCTTCAATAATAGGCAAGGCCGGTTCGACGATAGAACGGATTACGGTGAATGGAAAAGTTGTTGTTCTCAATGGAGAAATTATTTCGAAAATGCCTCCCATAAATCCGTCTTTTAATGCAATGAGGGCCGCAAATGAATATGTAAAGTTTTTTAAGGTCTATGGAAACAAGCCGTATTCGAAGATTGATTTTGATATCACGGCCATGCATGAAAATGTGAATGTGGTCGTTGAATTTGCTCCCTGTGAGGCGAGGACGCTCGATGTCGTACCGGAAATGGTAAAGACCGATTCCTATCTTGATCCCGTCAACCAGTCAAATGCGAGAAAGTTTACATCGGCATTTTTCAAGGACGCCTTCGGTTCGACTGTGCAGAAGCTGGATTCTCTTGCTGACGGAAAGTATATTGTGTCAGCCGTATATAGTGACGCTCTCGGAAAAACAAAATATGAGCCGATGTCGTTTGTGCGTGATACGACTGCATTCGGGTATATGGATATGGCTTGCGAAGCCTGTGTGACCGCGGCGAATAATTATTACGACGGAACCGATTCTACAGACAAACCGAATGCGGAGAGTAATGCCTTTACGGAATTCGAACCGAGATATGGAAATACTTCCGGTTCCTTCGGAAGGAATGCGGGGATAGCGAGGCGTTCTTTTGAATATCAGCAGCAAGTCCAGGAATCCTACGGTTTGCCCGCTTCTGTTGCGACGGACTTTCTCTATTTGGATTATTTGAACGAAGACAATATATCGGATAATTTCAGGAAAAGAATCAAGAACCCGGGCGGAAAGCATTTGACGATATCTCGCGATGCTGAAGGGCGTTATACGCAAAGTGTAACGGATGAGAAAAACAGGACTGTATCGACATGGACATACGATGGCGAGAATGAACTCGTTGTCATGAACGAGTATGATGGCTATGACAGGTTAATTCGATCTTATCTTAGGGATTACCCTGCGTTTGCGGATACGATGAGCTATGATGCCATGGGTCGCCTGCTCTCGAAAAAATCCAATGACCGTGGCCTGGTGGAATATGCCTATGATTCCCTGGGAAATTTAAGGTTTACGAGAAACGCTCGCCAGAAGGCTTTGGGAAACAACTACTTTATGGCGAATGTATATGACGGCGAAGGGCGTGTTGTCGCAATCGGCGAAGTACATGGCGGTCATGACTTTGCTGCCCCAAATACGGCGATTGCTTCCGCAGCTCTTACTCCCATAGTCCGCACAGTTTACGGAAAGCCGACATCCGATACATTGACCCTATACGGGGTAAACCTGAACAGCTCGCTGCTTGGAAACATTCTGTCTCAGATGGACGGAATACGCGATTATGATGTCGGGGCTATCATTGCCTACGACGGTGAAGGTAATCCTGTATCTATAAAAATGAAGTCCTATGACCGCATTGGGCGCATGTCAAGACAGTGGGTCGTCTATCTGTTTGACGATGTTCCCGCGGTACAATTGTCCTATGTCTATAACTTGTCCGACGAACTGGCTTCTTCGACCTATTCGGAATGGAATGGAAGCGGTTGGACGCAAAAGTCAACAAGGACTAGAACTTACGACTACAAGGGTCGTCTCGTTGAAACACGCGAAGGCAATTCCATGTTGGCTAGCTATACGTACAGTGCAAATGGGAATGTTGTATCCAAACATTATTACGACGCGGGAGCAGAGGTGTTTGCAAAAACTGTTCGGCGCGATGTATACGGAAGACCCGTTGTACTAGACTATAGGAACGGCTCTACGGAGCTTTATTCTGAAAACATATCGTATGAAAATCCCTTGTCTGTGCGACAGTCAACCGTGGCAAGAGTGTGGGCTGATGCGGGAACTGTAGGCCGAGTTGTAGAAAATGCTGGCTATACCTATGACTATCTGGGCCGTCTGACGGAAATGTCCGGAACTAGAAATGCAAGTTATAGTTACGACGAACTTGGACGATTGACTGTCAAACACGAGGGATCTCAGGCTGTAGGGTATTACTATGGTTCTCAGAGCCATCAAGGGTATTATCGACCTTATGGTATGACAATTTCGGGTAGAAGCTATACCCCGTATGAGTATTATTCTTACGACGCTTCAGGAAATGTGTGGCTAGACCGTTATGCTCGTGCCGCCTACGAACTGGATGCCAGGGCCTTGCCGGAAAAAGTGCGGTTATATCCTGAAGTCCCATCGGGGATTTCGCTGGAAAATTTGGATGATTTCTCGTCTTCGGAATCGGGGCAAATTCACATGGCCTATGATGAAAACGGCCAGCGCGTCTATTTTAACTACAGTGACGGAAGTTCCGGTTACGGAGAAGCGACCCTGAGCGGTGTGGGCGTTTACCGCAAGGATGGAAGTGGGGATTATTCTCTTGTACGGGAGGATTTGATTGCTGGCGGCTACCGCAAAGATGGCGCAGCGTATTTCCCTGTGACAGATGTTCAGGGCAATATAAGGGGCTATGCAAATACATCTGGAGTCCAGAGCGCATACGCCTATTACCCATACGGAGCACTAATTGACTTGGCTCATGACGATGCTGAAGATTCAAGACGCTGGCAGGCCAAGGAATTTGATTCCTACATAAACAAGTATTACTTCGGTGCACGATTCTATGACCCGCTCTTTGGACTATGGCTTACGCCGGACCCTGCCGGACAGTTTGCGAACGCCTATACTTATGGCGGCGACCCGCTAAACTATATAGACCCAAACGGGGAAAGTGTGACTGCGGCCATCATTGTGGGGGCCGCTATAGGAGCCGCTATTGGCGGGACTGTTTCGGCGGTGAATTGTAGCGGAGCAAATGAAGTGGGATGTGGTAAAGCAATTGCACAGGGTGCCGCAGTAGGTGCCATTGCTGGAGCTGCTAGTGGAGGAGTCGGAAGCGCAGTAGGTGGTTTGGCAACGGGTGCTGCTGGAGTTCTTATGGAATCTGGTTCGGCGGCGGCCTTTGTTGGAGGTGCTGTTGGTGGTGCTGCAGGATCTGCTGCTGGTTATACATCAAGTTATTTTTTAAACAACGCTTTGGGGAATCGTTCCGAATGGAGTTGGTTGGGGTGGAATGGCTTTCTTGCACAAGTAGGCATTGGAGCGGTTTTAGGAGGAACGCTGAGTGAGATTCGCTTTCAAACAGATGTCAATTATCAATGGAGTGTTTATGAAGAAACATATAATTTTGGCAAACGTTTTGATTTCTTAAATCGAGTTGCTAATTATATAGGAAATGAAGAAGGCTTAGCCTCAGGAACGATATCTGTGGATATGACACAGGAATATTTTCGGGTAGAAAGTGCTACCAGCAAAACTGGATTTGTTGATGCGGAGGGAATGACTGATAATTTGGGCAATATAAAAATTGCGAAATCGGCCACCACATCAGCAGCAAATTTTTATGAAACAATTGCGCATGAAGGTCTTCACCAAAAATTTAATTATATGGGACCTGATAATATGAGACTGATGTTTAATAATAGTATTGATGCTGAAGAAGCTCTAGTAAGAGATCGTTTATTAGATCATAAGTTTAATAAATTCTGGCCTAATGAACGTGCGAAAGAAATCTCTGATTTAAAAACATTTATTGAAAGAAAATCAACAAGCAAACAAACTATAAAAACTTTAGAAACTTTTGGAAACCGAAGGCGCTTGTACAATATTCTTTTGGAGACGCAACGAAGATGA